Proteins co-encoded in one Aspergillus flavus chromosome 2, complete sequence genomic window:
- a CDS encoding putative quinone oxidoreductase yields MATSTQQQWVLEGSNGFDSLVLQEAPVPKVGDKDVLVRFHAASLNYRDLLIVKGQYPFPVKDSVVPLGDGAGVVQAIGPQVTRFQVGDRVIPIFHQGHLAGSLDAKSIKTGLGSSLDGTLRPYGAFDEERLVKLPGNLSFIEGATLPCAALTAWSALYGLQGKAVAQGDTVLTQGTGGVSLFALQFAKASGAKVIATTSSKEKADLLKQLGADEVINYKEFPEWGEVVRGLTPNNEGVTHIVEVAGPATMKESLKAIKIDGVISMVGFVAGSPAVDQPSLMDTVFHVCTVRGIAVGSRIQFEEMNRAIEANDIHPVVDNRIFKFGEVREAYQYLSDQKHVGKVCIEIQT; encoded by the exons ATGGCCACTTCCACACAACAGCAATGGGTCCTTGAGGGGTCGAATGGCTTTGACTCCTTAGTGCTTCAGGAGGCACCTGTCCCGAAAGTAGGGGATAAAGACGTCCTTGTTCGGT TCCACGCAGCGTCGTTGAACTACCGTGATCTGCTTATTGTGAAA GGACAATACCCTTTTCCAGTAAAGGACTCTGTGGTTCCACTTGGAGATGGAGCGGGTGTGGTTCAAGCCATCGGCCCTCAAGTCACTCGTTTCCAGGTTGGGGATCGCGTCATTCCAATTTTCCACCAAGGACATCTTGCGGGCTCTCTCGACGCGAAATCAATCAAGACCGGACTCGGGAGTAGTCTTGATGGAACTCTACGGCCCTATGGAGCCTTCGATGAAGAAAGACTTGTAAAGCTTCCTGGAAACCTGAGTTTTATAGAGGGCGCTACTCTACCATGCGCAGCATTGACTGCTTGGTCTGCACTTTATGGACTACAAGGCAAGGCAGTGGCACAAGGGGATACTGTTCTTACTCAAGGCACCGGTGGAGTTAGCCTATTTGCATTGCAG TTCGCCAAGGCGTCCGGTGCGAAGGTGATTGCTACGACATCTTCAAAGGAGAAGGCTGACCTCCTCAAACAATTGGGTGCGGATGAAGTGATAAATTATAAGGAATTCCCCGAATGGGGCGAGGTTGTGAGAGGCCTTACTCCTAACAACGAAGGAGTAACGCATATTGTAGAAGTCGCCGGACCAGCTACAATGAAAGAG TCCCTTAAAGCGATCAAAATAGACGGCGTCATCTCCATGGTTGGTTTCGTTGCAGGCTCCCCAGCTGTTGACCAGCCATCACTCATGGATACTGTATTTCATGTTTGTACAGTCCGAGGTATCGCTGTGGGGTCCAGAATACAGTTTGAGGAGATGAACCGTGCTATTGAGGCAAATGACATCCATCCCGTCGTGGATAACCGCATTTTCAAGTTTGGAGAAGTCCGTGAAGCTTATCAGTACCTATCTGACCAGAAGCATGTCGGCAAGGTTTGCATTGAAATCCAAACCTAA
- a CDS encoding monooxygenase, whose translation MDCQDVIPSAFVPRRLKVVVIGAGISGIQFAHDITTRMSDIDLEIYEKNPKVGGTWYENRYPGCACDVPAHGYQYSWAPNPCWSKTYAPAHEIHAYLESVVDKHDLRKFFQFNQRCVSAVWSEERAQWTTTFRDERSDEEAVVRSDVLIYAVGRLNDYQTPSFEGRDKFKGQVFHTARWPEDVDVRGKRIAVLGNGASGIQCVAGIRDEAGEVLNFAAHPTWLGPEPFIENREYDEQEKLKFRRNPQAYHDFRMDIEKVMLPAFAFLWKDTSPSKSLRSRAESYVESKVEDPELQQKLTPDYTPGCRRWTPGEQYLTAVQQPHVHLIEDHVATLTENGIRTDKGDEYECDMVVCATGFSLYNPRVPVVGRNGNTLSDCWGSDGPCESYLAAMVAHFPNFFAFHPPNCPINGSAFPGIERTADYMIRVIHRLQTDCLRSVSVRPEAQRDFNKWVQSQMSSMVWSDSCNSWYKNKDGKIIVPWPGTTTHYYAATEIIRWEDFDLMFKDPAQRYMSFGNGVTKDGFKPESIPWVQPPEYLN comes from the exons ATGGATTGTCAGGACGTGATTCCCTCAGCTTTCGTACCCCGGCGGTTGAAGGTAGTGGTTATCGGGGCAGG AATATCCGGAATCCAATTCGCCCATGATATCACGACACGAATGTCAGACATCGACCTCGAAATCTACGAAAAGAACCCCAAAGTAGGCGGAACATGGTATGAGAATCGATACCCAGG ATGCGCATGCGACGTACCCGCACACGGATACCAGTATAGCTGGGCGCCCAATCCATGCTGGTCGAAGACTTATGCGCCTGCTCACGAGATCCACGCCTATCTTGAATCTGTCGTTGACAAACATGATCTTCGAAAGTTTTTCCAGTTTAATCAGCGCTGTGTTTCGGCGGTATGGAGCGAGGAGAGGGCGCAGTGGACTACGACTTTTCGGGATGAGAGGTCCGACGAGGAGGCTGTTGTCAGGTCTGATGTTTTGATTTATGCTGTGGGGAGGTTGAATGACTATCAGACTCCGTCGTTTGAGGGCCGAGATAAGTTCAAAGGTCAAGTGTTTCATACGGCGAGGTGGccggaggatgtggatgtcCGGGGGAAACGGATTGCTGTGCTTGGGAATGGGGCGAGTGGGATTCAGTGTGTGGCTGGGATTCGGGATG AAGCTGGGGAGGTTCTCAATTTCGCAGCACATCCGACGTGGCTTGGGCCGGAGCCTTTTATTGAGAATCGTGAAT ATGACGAgcaggagaagctcaagtTTCGGAGAAATCCCCAAGCCTACCATGACTTCCGAATGGATATAGAAAAGGTTATGTTACCAGCCTTTGCGTTCCTCTGGAAAGACACATCCCCGAGCAAGAGCCTTCGTTCCCGTGCGGAATCATACGTGGAATCCAAGGTTGAGGATCCAGAATTGCAACAAAAACTGACCCCAGACTATACTCCCGGATGTCGTCGATGGACCCCCGGCGAACAGTACCTAACTGCAGTACAACAGCCACACGTCCATTTAATAGAAGATCATGTAGCTACTCTAACGGAGAATGGCATACGAACCGATAAAGGGGATGAATATGAATGCGACATGGTCGTCTGCGCCACGGGGTTCAGTCTATATAACCCACGAGTTCCTGTCGTCGGACGGAACGGTAATACGCTCTCAGATTGCTGGGGTTCAGACGGTCCATGTGAGAGTTATTTGGCAGCGATGGTGGCACATTTTCCTAATTTCTTTG CGTTCCATCCACCCAACTGCCCGATAAACGGTTCCGCATTCCCCGGTATTGAACGGACAGCAGACTATATGATCCGAGTtattcatcgtcttcaaacTGATTGTCTCCGATCTGTGAGTGTGCGACCCGAAGCCCAACGCGACTTCAACAAATGGGTCCAATCTCAGATGTCGAGCATGGTGTGGTCTGATTCGTGCAATTCATGGT acaagaacaaagacGGGAAGATTATTGTTCCCTGGCCTGGAACTACCACTCACTACTATGCTGCTACGGAGATCATACGCTGGGAGGACTTTGACTTGATGTTCAAGGATCCGGCACAGAGATATATGAGCTTTGGGAATGGAGTGACGAAAGATGGCTTCAAACCGGAGTCGATCCCGTGGGTGCAACCACcagaatatttaaattga
- a CDS encoding putative alcohol dehydrogenase (alcohol dehydrogenase, class V) has product MTIPDIPTRQRAAVRQGTGESATTTIENIDVPQPGPGQILVKINWTGLCGSDKSLLHDDWKDFGVNMLPQSQGIAGHEGAGVVVAVGEGMQKRWKVGDRAGIKWIASTCGECEFCLNGVDEVHCEKQINSGFSAPGTFQEYCLVDGRYTSKIPDGVSDEEAGPIMCGGVTAYTACKRSAVKSGQWLVLPGAGGGLGHLAIQYARAMGMRVLAIDGGDEKRDLCEKLGAEAYIDFQKFKAPADLKDEVMRITKHGAHGVVVTAASKTVYEWAPMYLRPGGTMVVVGLPNDPSILAGAPPLVLALRRLNIVGNITGSLRDVEEALDFTARGIVHPILSKGKLEDLDSWIEKLKAGQVAGRAVLQVAA; this is encoded by the exons ATGACAATCCCAGATATCCCAACCCGCCAACGAGCCGCCGTTCGTCAGGGCACAGGCGAGTCCGCCACAACAACCATCGAGAACATTGACGTCCCGCAGCCCGGTCCGGGCCAGATCCTGGTAAAGATCAACTGGACTGGACTCTGTGGCTCAGACAAGTCTCTCCTGCATGATGATTGGAAGGATTTCGGGGTGAACATGCTCCCCCAGAGCCAAGGAATCGCGGGACACGAAGGGGCGGGTGTTGTTGTCGCCGTCGGCGAGGGCATGCAGAAGCGGTGGAAGGTCGGTGATCGGGCGGGCATCAAGTGGATCGCGAGTACCTGTGGGGAATGCGAGTTTTGCCTCAATGGGGTCGATGAGGTGCATTGTGAGAAGCAGATTAACAGTGGGTTTTCAGCGCCGGGGACGTTCCAGGAATATTGCCTTGTTGATGGGAGGTATACGTCAAAGATACCGGATGGAGTTTCAGATGAGGAGGCCGGTCCGATCATGTGCGGGGGCGTTACTGCTTACACGGCTTGTAAGAG GTCGGCCGTCAAATCCGGTCAATGGCTTGTGCTCCCCGGCGCTGGAGGCGGTCTAGGTCATCTGGCTATCCAGTATGCGCGCGCAATGGGCATGAGGGTCCTCGCTATTGATGGCGGAGACGAGAAGCGGGACCTTTGTGAGAAGCTCGGGGCCGAAGCATACATTGATTTCCAGAAATTCAAAGCCCCTGCAGACCTCAAGGATGAGGTCATGCGGATCACAAAGCACGGCGCACATGGCGTGGTCGTGACGGCTGCCAGTAAGACCGTCTACGAATGGGCGCCCATGTACCTCCGGCCTGGAGGCACAATGGTGGTGGTTGGTCTACCTAATGATCCTTCCATTCTAGCGGGTGCACCACCGCTCGTTTTGGCTTTGAGACGACTAAATATTGTTGGGAATATCACTGGAAGCTTGAGAGATGTCGAGGAAGCGCTGGATTTTACGGCGCGAGGTATTGTACAT CCAATTCTGTCAAAGGGGAAGTTGGAAGACTTGGATTCATGGAtcgagaagctgaaggcTGGTCAGGTGGCCGGTCGTGCGGTGTTACAGGTGGCAGCATAG
- a CDS encoding uncharacterized protein (family of unknown function-domain containing protein), whose protein sequence is MSPTQESATPVVQGRLIGHFHDRPLEEHGSGWSSLWDSNESDLWDRGKPSPALIDLIEQEKDAAIFRPLKPDVTPGNASFVEGDFFKPGWERQISANGDIKFDLVYDYTFLCALHPQMRPQWAARMSEVVAPDGVLVCLEFPMYKDPTQPGPPWGLNGVHWDLLARGGDGIKNIGEEAEVEEVDQLPGRFRRLQYHKPARSYDAGRGADMLNESEAKMIYGWLWPVFPSGNPRDYSVAARVIVNMPRGLHNPLPASLRIDIAAGECKKATQILESFLTAPYFGNPGKELPGKVLVNAKGLAICTVAKAGFLGSARFGSGLVIARLDDGSWSAPSAISLTGAGFGGQVGFELTDFVFILDDAGLRSFLRMGSLTLGANISIAFGPVGRNAEFTSNATMEGISTMYAYSKTKGLFGGISIEGGLMVERRHANKKLYKSKVSASQLLGGEIPPPLDATPLLQLLQSSSFQQRGAIPHSQPTTREPTTRGLNPVPQGPELPTGPENQSPAELSPEEVQPTARHFPAELHGESSLSLPSELPAETIINIPDEPTATPVSAEERPQTRTPASTGVESKPHGTSTPETAPLEIRSEPTTDTPAELKRPIVVEPEVRAPSQTV, encoded by the exons ATGAGTCCCACACAAGAATCCGCGACACCTGTAGTTCAGGGCCGACTCATCGGCCACTTTCACGACCG ACCATTAGAAGAACATGGTTCAGGCTGGTCCTCCCTCTGGGACTCAAACGAGAGCGATCTCTGGGATCGGGGGAAACCGTCCCCTGCACTGATTGACCTGATCgagcaagagaaggatgcCGCTATCTTCAGGCCTCTAAAACCAGATG TAACACCGGGCAatgcttcttttgttgaAGGAGATTTTTTCAAACCCGGCTGGGAGCGACAGATCTCGGCGAATGGAGATATCAAGTTCGACTTAGTCTACGATTATACG TTCCTCTGTGCTTTGCACCCGCAAATGCGTCCGCAGTGGGCAGCGCGCATGAGCGAGGTAGTGGCTCCCGACGGAGTCCTAGTTTGTCTGGAGTTTCCCATGTACAAGGATCCGACTCAGCCCGGTCCGCCTTGGGGACTCAATGGAGTCCATTGGGATTTGCTGGCGCGGGGAGGTGACGGAATCAAAAATATTGGGGAAGaagctgaggttgaggaggtcGATCAGCTACCGGGTCGATTTAGGAGGCTGCAGTATCATAAGCCTGCTCGATCATACGACGCAGGGAGGGGAGCGGATATGTTGA ATGAATCCGAAGCCAAGATGATATACGGGTGGCTATGGCCGGTATTCCCTTCAGGGAACCCACGCGAC TACTCCGTAGCAGCCAGAGTCATCGTCAACATGCCGAGGGGATTGCACAACCCGCTACCTGCCTCCTTGCGCA TTGACATCGCAGCAGGCGAATGCAAGAAAGCAACCCAGATTCTTGAATCCTTCTTAACAGCACCGTACTTCGGAAACCCTGGGAAAGAGCTCCCGGGAAAAGTACTCGTCAATGCCAAG GGTCTGGCGATATGCACCGTAGCCAAAGCTGGATTCCTAGGATCCGCCCGCTTTGGGTCCGGCCTAGTCATCGCACGACTAGACGACGGCAGCTGGTCTGCCCCGTCCGCGATTTCATTAACCGGAGCTGGGTTCGGTGGACAAGTTGGGTTCGAATTGACTGATTTTGTCTTCATCTTGGACGATGCCGGCCTTCGCTCCTTTTTACGAATGGGAAGCTTGACCTTGGGCGCGAACATTTCAATTGCGTTCGGCCCGGTCGGAAGAAACGCTGAATTCACTAGTAATGCGACTATGGAGGGCATCTCGACGATGTACGCCTATTCTAAAACCAAGGGGTTATTCGGTGGTATTAGCATTGAAGGTGGCTTGATGGTGGAGCGGAGGCACGCAAACAAGAAACTCTATAAGTCTAAGGTCAGTGCGAGTCAATTGCTCGGCGGAGAGATCCCACCGCCGCTGGACGCTACGCCTCTCCTGCAGCTCCTACAGTCAAGTTCATTCCAACAAAGGGGTGCGATTCCCCATTCACAGCCGACAACCCGAGAGCCAACAACCCGAGGTTTGAACCCGGTTCCCCAAGGCCCGGAGTTGCCTACAGGGCCAGAGAATCAATCACCAGCGGAGTTGTCTCCAGAGGAAGTTCAGCCAACTGCTCGTCATTTTCCGGCTGAACTGCATGGGGAATCAAGTCTCTCACTGCCCTCTGAGCTCCCTGCCGAAACAATCATCAATATACCCGACGAGCCGACAGCGACACCTGTCAGCGCAGAGGAGCGACCACAAACTCGTACCCCAGCATCGACTGGGGTAGAGAGCAAACCACATGGCACATCAACCCCAGAGACAGCTCCCTTGGAGATTCGTTCAGAACCAACAACAGACACTCCTGCCGAATTGAAGAGGCCAATTGTGGTTGAACCGGAAGTCCGCGCGCCCTCGCAGACTGTCTAA
- a CDS encoding 40S ribosomal protein eS17 (40S ribosomal protein S17): protein MGRVRTKTVKRSAKVIIERYYPKLTLDFEVNKKLCDEVAIIASKRLRNKIAGYTTHLMKRIQRGPVRGISFKLQEEERERKDQYVPEVSALDFSQHSETGKLDVDQDTKDLLKSIGFDSIPTNVIQVSQQQVSDRPRRFVR from the exons ATGGGTCGCGTTCGCACAAAGACCGTCAAGCGGTCCGCCAAGGTCATCATTGAGCGTTACTACCCCAAGCTCACCCTTGACTTCGAGGTCAACAAGAAGCTTTGCGATGAGGTGGCCATCATTGCCAGCAAGCGCCTGCGCAACAAG ATTGCCGGATACACCACTCACTT GATGAAGCGTATCCAGCGCGGCCCTGTTCGTGGTATCTCCTTCAAGCTCCAGGAGGAGGAGCGTGAGCGTAAGGATCAATACGTTCCTGAGGTCTCCGCTCTCGACTTCAGCCAGCACTCCGAGACTGGCAAGCTCGACGTTGACCAGGACACCAAGGATCTCCTTAAGAGCATTGGT TTCGACTCTATCCCCACCAACGTCATCCAGGTTTCCCAGCAGCAGGTCTCCGACCGTCCCCGCCGCTTCGTCCGGTAA
- a CDS encoding putative metallo proteinase: MVVGAFLRHRLADDRHYNGETWDDNLQTDQWNIMKRLELASTSVFFSFSNFSCIPAIKMRFFQTLVALPLIAGAVASPLDARATLENCTPEGKQTIDNALSQAAKMAQAGANLIRSNSDYSANLFQSFFKTNDAQSRNRVAGVLDKIATEATNGNQGVVTYYCTPEGIDCVDTHAFTMTAYGETDGTYGRIRTCPAYFTKFPAWSDSCSVLDQATSSLHEMAHTKGIFGPETYGYDAVHGLSSSAALENAESYAFFSKCKVFQGFHE; encoded by the exons ATGGTTGTTGGTGCCTTCTTGCGGCATCGATTGGCAGACGATCGGCACTACAATGGTGAAACATGGGACGACAACCTACAGACAGATCAATGGAACATAATGAAACGGCTGGAGCTGG CATCTACTTCTGTCTTTTTCAGCTTTAGCAATTTTTCTTGCATTCCGGCGATCAAAATGCGTTTCTTCCAGACCCTCGTCGCTCTCCCCCTTATCGCAGGCGCCGTCGCCAGCCCTCTCGACGCACGCGCTACCCTCGAAAACTGCACTCCTGAGGGAAAGCAAACGATCGACAACGCACTTTCCCAAGCAGCAAAGATGGCCCAAGCCGGCGCGAACCTCATCCGCAGCAATTCTGACTACTCGGCCAACCTGTTCCAGAGCTTCTTCAAGACCAACGACGCCCAGTCCCGCAACCGCGTCGCCGGTGTCTTGGACAAGATCGCCACGGAGGCCACGAATGGAAACCAGGGAGTCGTGACCTACTACTGCACTCCGGAGGGCATCGACTGCGTTGACACCCACGCTTTCACTATGACTGCCTACGGCGAGACGGACGGAACCTACGGACGTATCCGGACCTGCCCTGCCTACTTTACCAAGTTCCCTGCGTGGTCGGACTCCTGCAGTGTTCTGGATCAGGCCACCTCTAGCTTGCACGAGATGGCCCATACCAAGGGCATCTTCGGTCCTGAGACGTATGGCTATGATGCTGTGCATGGTTTGAGCtcttctgctgctcttgAGAATGCTGAGAGCTatgctttcttctccaagtgTAAGGTTTTCCAAGGTTTCCACGAATAA
- a CDS encoding protein kinase (CDK, putative): protein MEKYQKIEKIGEGTYGVVYKARELAHPNRIVALKKVRLETDDEGVPSTTIREISLLKEMNHPNIVRLFNIHTEGYKLYLVFEHLDSDLKKYMDALPVNDGGRGRSLPNGLSMDMGLGEAMIKKFMSQLIEGIYFCHSRRVLHRDLKPQNLLINRDGSLKLADFGLARAFGVPLRTYTHEVVTLWYRSPEILLGGPQYSTSVDMWSCGAIFAEMCTRKPLFPGDSEIDQIFKIFRLLGTPDEDSWPGVTSFPDYKPSFPKWKRDNDEHLIPGLERHGLRLLDALLEFDPARRMSAKQARSHPYFRHRSS, encoded by the exons ATGGAGAAATACCAGAAGATCGAAAAGATCGGAGAAG GGACTTATGGTGTCGTCTACAAAGCTCGTGAGCTTGCTCATCCCAACCGGATTGTCGCCTTAAAGAAGGTCCGATTAGAGACAGACGATGAAGGGGTCCCTAGTACAACTATTCGTGAAATATCCTTGCTCAAAGAGATGAACCACCCTAATATCGTTAGATTGTTCAACATCCACACAGAGGGTTATAAACTCTACCTTGTCTTTGAACATCTAGACTCCGATCTCAAGAAATACATGGACGCTCTTCCCGTGAACGATGGCGGACGCGGTAGATCTCTCCCGAATGGTTTAAGCATGGATATGGGGCTAGGGGAAGCCATGATCAAAAAGTTCATGTCTCAACTCATCGAAGGCATTTACTTCTGCCACAGTCGTCGGGTTCTTCATCGTGACCTTAAGCCTCAAAATCTTCTGATCAATCGTGACGGCAGTCTAAAGTTAGCCGATTTTGGATTGGCAAGAGCTTTTGGCGTTCCTTTGAGAACCTATACGCACGAG GTCGTCACACTGTGGTATCGTTCTCCGGAGATTCTCCTCGGCGGTCCCCAATATTCAACGTCAGTAGATATGTGGTCATGTGGCGCTATCTTTGCGGAGATGTGCACACGCAAGCCCTTGTTCCCCGGGGATTCGGAAATTGATCAGATTTTCAAGATTTTCCG TCTCCTTGGTACCCCGGATGAAGATTCTTGGCCAGGAGTTACTTCCTTCCCGGATTATAAGCCATCATTCCCTAAGTGGAAGCGTGACAATGATGAACATCTAATTCCTGGATTGGAAAGGCATGGATTACGTCTTTTAGATGCTCTTCTTGAATTTGATCCTGCACGAAGGATGTCTGCCAAGCAGGCCCGCTCCCACCCTTACTTTCGGCATAGGAGCTCATAA
- a CDS encoding putative alcohol dehydrogenase, whose translation MNNTALYADENGELCGRRDLPIPQPIEGEILIQVLFTGVNRSDITSVKLLGSRNRVLGNDFCGRVLDVSGLGDTAFEPGDIVAGYTIANHDRPLRYGSHQSYISIPPKNIFKVPENVPPADAAGLMTVVQTANDALLNLHLPLPSMTQGPTDGVFVIAGGATTVGISTIQLARSIGIKSIIVTASPGRHELLESLGATRCFDYRKDSVVQDIKAAVEEVGLGPVFGLDAAATPDAAKILLDALADRDDTHLASLSPWAGDRFEFVLGGRDYDVIFHPPGAPEPFVSLARPADAAKMWDSLMWVLQHYGKEFKLPVIEVFEGPAEEALEELEKVADQGKFGKLVLKHPLI comes from the coding sequence ATGAATAACACCGCTCTCTATGCCGACGAAAATGGGGAGCTCTGCGGTCGCCGAGATTTGCCAATCCCCCAACCTATCGAAGGCGAAATCCTAATTCAAGTCCTCTTCACTGGTGTGAACCGTTCTGATATCACCTCGGTAAAGCTCCTAGGCTCTCGCAATCGAGTCCTTGGTAACGACTTCTGCGGACGCGTTCTCGATGTTTCTGGTCTGGGAGACACTGCATTTGAACCTGGGGATATAGTGGCTGGGTACACGATCGCAAATCATGATCGGCCTCTCCGATACGGATCTCACCAGTCGTACATCTCTATCCCACCGAAGAACATTTTTAAGGTGCCAGAAAATGTACCACCTGCTGATGCTGCGGGTCTCATGACTGTTGTTCAGACTGCCAATGATGCCCTTTTGAATCTACACCTGCCTCTCCCATCAATGACCCAAGGGCCAACGGATGGAGTCTTTGTGATTGCAGGTGGCGCCACAACAGTCGGTATCTCGACTATTCAGCTTGCACGTAGCATTGGCATCAAATCTATCATAGTCACGGCTTCGCCGGGTCGCCACGAGCTGCTTGAGAGCCTAGGTGCAACACGCTGTTTTGACTACAGGAAAGATAGCGTTGTGCAGGACATCAAGGCGGCTGTAGAGGAAGTTGGTCTTGGACCGGTATTTGGTCTCGACGCAGCCGCGACACCTGACGCTGCAAAAATACTCTTGGACGCCTTAGCAGACCGGGATGATACTCATTTAGCATCGCTCTCCCCTTGGGCTGGAGACCGTTTCGAATTTGTCCTCGGTGGCCGTGATTACGATGTCATTTTCCATCCTCCTGGTGCACCAGAGCCATTTGTCAGTCTTGCTAGGCCAGCTGATGCGGCGAAAATGTGGGACAGTCTCATGTGGGTACTTCAGCACTATGGAAAAGAGTTTAAGTTGCCGGTTATTGAGGTATTTGAGGGACCTGCAGAGGAGGCTCTGGAAGAATTAGAGAAAGTGGCGGATCAGGGGAAATTTGGAAAGCTTGTGTTGAAACATCCTTTGATCTAA